The following are encoded together in the Vigna unguiculata cultivar IT97K-499-35 chromosome 2, ASM411807v1, whole genome shotgun sequence genome:
- the LOC114169767 gene encoding uncharacterized protein LOC114169767, whose amino-acid sequence MGQELELDLNDKSSVGLSPDTVLPSQQYCLNVKKIYENGKPTGKDDFLKLKENFADINFGRSRNSSSHKSFPFRSHGLEGNLEIRKGAKYETSEQVISIKKMSTMRGRKKIEISSRSSDASFSGSVVDSLCGSDYESMDERPSVIYQDSNLASPSPSVSGSWAGMENDASNGYIEFCLHSDVWDEKYGAVEGIGSMNTESIGDKVACSLIDGNYHLKNDSVHGFQKAVSSIVEISHMQSPSESDCSPRISPKVSLTSMRKRLTPFTNSKTLTSPVSSVLETEVKSTRTRNFTRNRTYQRSLLNDFSKTAKQSDIISEFINRDILFSGLSCSPVHLHGKLKLKNKHGLPVFEFKVKCPEDVFVAKTWKSDNAFNWVYTFHSMDNRKKSTASHFGSHYSDKDSSMVAQMLVSSDSCSKLGVGMFDNSMVTEFVLFDLARSRKSVSPEKKSYSEQNCSDTLKDSRVGMKRETLRPDEETLATKSKPISSNACCDNSNSHPLSSTELYSNPEMAAIVLQIPFRKRESLKCERNDRVKDETYFKQNDISSEQSRKNLHNGKVLEQVKVVLPTGNHGFPSSDSKGPSSLLDRWKHGGGCDCGGWDMACPLILLGNPGVQFVEDNPLMEEHQTLELFTQGVKERTPSFGMTMVEEGQYAVDFHAQLSPLQAFSICVAIMHGTSTLGGAGQEKRQEISRCNSLKTLLEEEVELLMNSVTKGEKKNVCKIPKGIPRSYVPNPPFSPVARV is encoded by the exons AGCTTTCCCTTTAGATCTCATGGACTGGAAGGTAATTTAGAAATTAGAAAAGGTGCCAAGTATGAGACTTCAGAGCAAGTTATAAGTATAAAGAAAATGAGCACCATGAGGGgaaggaaaaaaatagaaatttcatcTAGGAGTAGTGATGCCTCTTTTTCGGGTAGTGTTGTTGATTCTCTGTGTGGTTCAGATTATGAAAGTATGGACGAGAGACCTTCAGTAATATATCAGGACTCAAATTTAGCTTCACCATCACCATCTGTTTCTGGTTCCTGGGCTGGAATGGAGAACGACGCTTCAAATGGCTATATTGAATTTTGCTTACATTCGGATGTTTGGGATGAAAAATATGGTGCTGTAGAAGGGATTGGTTCTATGAATACAGAAAGCATAGGTGACAAGGTTGCTTGTTCACTAATCGATGGTAATTATcatcttaaaaatgattcagtTCATGGATTTCAAAAGGCAGTCTCTTCTATAGTTGAAATCTCTCACATGCAATCTCCTTCTGAGAGTGACTGCTCTCCAAGAATAAGTCCAAAAGTCTCACTCACCTCTATGAGGAAAAGGTTAACTCCATTCACAAATTCGAAAACTTTGACTAGCCCAGTGAGTTCTGTGCTGGAAACTGAGGTCAAATCAACTCGAACTAGAAATTTTACAAGAAACAGGACTTATCAGAGATCTTTGTTAAATGACTTCTCTAAGACAGCAAAACAATCTGACATTATTTCTGAGTTTATCAATAGAGATATCCTGTTTTCAGGTCTGTCATGTTCACCTGTTCATCTTCATGGCAAActcaaattgaaaaacaaacatgGACTGCCAGTTTTTGAGTTCAAGGTAAAGTGCCCTGAAGATGTCTTTGTGGCAAAGACCTGGAAATCAGACAATGCTTTCAATTGGGTGTATACCTTTCACTCAATGgataatagaaagaaaagtacGGCTTCTCACTTTGGATCCCATTATTCTGACAAAGATTCATCAATGGTAGCACAGATGCTAGTTTCCTCTGATTCATGTTCGAAATTAGGAGTTGGAATGTTTGACAACTCTATGGTGACAgaatttgtgttgtttgatCTTGCACGCTCAAGAAAAAGTGTTTCGCCGGAAAAAAAGTCTTACAGCGAGCAAAATTGTTCTGACACTCTAAAAGATTCCCGTGTAGGAATGAAGAGAGAAACCTTGAGACCAGACGAAGAAACTTTGGCAACTAAAAGCAAACCTATATCAAGCAATGCGTGTTGTGACAATTCAAATTCTCATCCTTTGTCATCCACAGAATTGTATTCAAACCCTGAAATGGCTGCCATTGTTTTGCAAATTCCTTTTCGCAAGAGAGAAAGCTTGAAATGCGAAAGGAATGATAGAGTAAAGGATGAAACGTATTTCAAACAAAATGATATCTCTTCAGAGCAGAGTAGAAAAAACCTTCACAACGGAAAAGTCCTAGAACAGGTGAAAGTGGTACTACCAACTGGCAACCATGGCTTTCCAAGTTCTGATAGCAAGGGTCCCTCATCATTACTCGATCGATGGAAACATGGTGGAGGTTGTGATTGTGGTGGCTGGGACATGGCATGTCCCCTCATTCTTTTAGGCAACCCTGGTGTTCAATTTGTAGAGGACAACCCTCTTATGGAGGAACATCAAACTCTGGAACTTTTCACTCAG GGAGTCAAAGAACGAACTCCTTCATTTGGCATGACGATGGTTGAAGAGGGGCAATATGCAGTTGATTTCCATGCACAGTTATCACCATTACAAGCTTTCTCCATTTGTGTGGCCATTATGCATGGCACCTCCACCTTGGGTGGTGCGGGGCAGGAGAAAAGGCAAGAGATTTCTCGATGCAATTCATTGAAAACGCTTCTTGAGGAGGAGGTAGAGTTATTGATGAACTCAGTGACCAAAGGTGAGAAAAAGAATGTGTGCAAGATTCCTAAAGGAATTCCTCGATCCTATGTGCCAAACCCACCTTTTTCTCCTGTTGCTCGTGTATAA
- the LOC114173813 gene encoding signal peptide peptidase-like 2: protein MASEKICSILLFSAVILLLCDAPSVLAGDIVHDDDSTPKKPGCANLFVLVKVQTWVNGVEDAEFVGVGARFGRAIVSKEKNARHTRLILSDPRDCCSPPKNKIVGDVIMVDRGNCTFTRKANTAQNANASAILIINNQKELYKMVCDPDETDLNIHIPAVMLPLDAGARLEKMLTNTSSVSVQLYSPRRPPVDVAEVFLWVMAVLTILCASYWSAWTAREAAIEQDKLLKDASDEIPNTKYASVSGVVNMNVKAAVLFVVFASCFLFMLYKLMSSWFIDVLVVLFCIGGIEGLQTCLVALLSRWFKHAGEAYIKVPFLGSISYLTLAVSPFCTTFAVLWAVYRNNSFAWICQDILGIALIITVLQIVHVPNLKVGTVLLGCAFIYDIFWVFISKKFFKESVMIVVARGDRSGEDGIPMLLKFPRIFDPWGGYSIIGFGDILLPGMLVAFSLRYDWLANKSLRGGYFLWAMFAYGFGLLVTYVALNLMDGHGQPALLYIVPFTLGTLMTLGRKRGDLRGLWTNGEFQKPCPHLRLQNSGELSPE, encoded by the exons ATGGCTTCGGAGAAGATCTGCTCGATTCTCTTATTTTCTGCAGTTATATTGCTTCTCTGTGATGCCCCTTCTGTCTTAGCTGGGGACATAGTTCATGACGACGATTCTACACCCAAGAAGCCGGGTTGCGCGAACCTGTTCGTTCTG GTAAAAGTGCAAACCTGGGTCAACGGTGTAGAGGATGCTGAATTTGTTGGTGTGGGTGCCAGATTTGGCAGAGCCATTGTGTCAAAAGAGAAAAATGCAAGACATACACGCCTTATTCTTTCAGATCCTCGTGATTGTTGCAGCCCACCAAAGAATAAG ATTGTGGGAGATGTCATCATGGTGGATCGAGGCAACTGTACATTCACAAGAAAGGCAAATACTGCACAAAATGCTAATGCTTCAGCCATCCTCATTATAAATAACCAAAAAG AACTTTACAAGATGGTTTGCGATCCTGATGAAACTGATTTGAACATACATATACCTGCAGTCATGCTTCCACTGGATGCAGGTGCAAGACTAGAAAAAATGCTGACAAATACTTCATCTG TGTCTGTGCAGCTATACTCACCACGTAGACCACCTGTTGACGTAGCAGAAGTATTTCTTTGGGTGATGGCAGTTCTTACCATATTGTGTGCATCATATTGGTCAGCTTGGACAGCCCGAGAAGCAGCTATTGAACAGGATAAGCTCCTAAAG GATGCTTCAGATGAAATCCCTAACACTAAATATGCTAGTGTTAGTGGAGTTGTAAATATGAACGTGAAAGCTGCAGTCCtttttgttgtatttgcttCATGTTTCCTGTTTATGCTTTACAAACTGATGTCATCGTGGTTCATTGATGTTCTGGTTGTTCTCTTCTGCATTGGTGGGATTGAG GGCTTGCAAACTTGCTTGGTTGCTCTTTTGTCCAG GTGGTTCAAGCATGCTGGAGAGGCATACATCAAAGTACCTTTCTTGGGATCTATCTCATACCTGACTTTGGCTGTTTCTCCATTCTGTACAACATTTGCTGTTCTTTGGGCAGTTTATCGTAACAATTCCTTTGCCTGGATTTGTCAAGATATACTC GGAATTGCACTGATTATAACAGTTCTACAGATTGTACATGTACCAAATCTGAAG GTCGGTACTGTTCTTCTCGGCTGTGCTTTCATCTACGACATCTTTTGGGTGTTTATCTCAAAGAAGTTCTTCAAGGAAAGTGTCATGATTGTG GTAGCCCGAGGTGATCGAAGTGGAGAAGATGGAATTCCAATGTTACTAAAGTTCCCACGTATTTTTGATCCCTGGGGTGGCTACAGCATCATAGGTTTTGGAGACATCCTTTTACCTGGGATGCTGGTGGCATTCTCACTCAG GTACGATTGGCTGGCAAACAAGAGCCTTAGGGGTGGATATTTCTTGTGGGCAATGTTTGCATATGGCTTTG GTCTTTTAGTTACGTATGTGGCACTAAACTTGATGGACGGACATGGCCAACCAGCACTACTATACATCGTTCCATTTACCCTTG GAACCTTGATGACATTGGGGCGGAAGCGAGGAGATTTGAGGGGTTTGTGGACAAATGGAGAATTTCAAAAACCCTGTCCACATTTAAGACTCCAAAACAGTGGAGAATTAAGCCCTGAATGA
- the LOC114173676 gene encoding uncharacterized protein LOC114173676 isoform X1, giving the protein MRGGHGGDARAVNNTLDTINAAATAIASVDNRLNQPLPHVQKKTWGSWLSIYWCFGHRRNQKRFGHAVLVPVTTPSAADSTSAAVGSTQAPSIPFPFAAPPSSPASFLNSEPPSVAQSPGGILSFTSVSASMYSPGGPFSIFAIGPYAHEPQLVSPPVFSTFTTEPSTAPVTPPPESVHLTTPSSPEVPFAQLLDPNNKNSDTFQRFQISQYDFHSYQLHPGSPVGQLISPRSAFSASGTSSPFPDAEFSSPASLLLDFQTPDPTKLLNIDKHKSRQGSGSLTPDSIRSTTQAGFLPGHWVSEVIRSPHPRKNRPNEISVNHSVSIEVSSQEVSKCVENKAVAWSKSLPFKTDTPGADKEENSREVLVSETHSDVPQQIADDGDVESVDHKDESITFSSAKEFNFDNAEGGDSPGPNLVIEWWANEKVASKEGESSKNWSFFPMGLANRQ; this is encoded by the exons ATGAGAGGTGGTCATGGAGGCGATGCCAGAGCTGTGAACAACACTTTGGACACCATAAACGCTGCTGCAACTGCCATCGCTTCTGTGGACAATCGCCTTAATCAACCTCTTCCTCACGTCCAg AAGAAAACCTGGGGAAGCTGGCTGAGCATATATTGGTGTTTTGGACACCGCAGAAACCAAAAGCGCTTTGGGCATGCAGTTCTTGTTCCCGTAACCACACCTTCTGCTGCAGATTCTACTTCTGCAGCAGTAGGTTCAACACAAGCACCTAGTATTCCATTCCCCTTCGCCGCACCTCCCTCGTCTCCGGCATCATTCCTCAACTCAGAACCTCCTTCAGTCGCTCAATCCCCAGGCGGTATTCTATCTTTCACTTCTGTGTCTGCCAGCATGTACTCTCCCGGTGGTCCTTTCTCTATCTTCGCCATTGGACCTTATGCCCATGAACCACAATTAGTTTCACCACCCGTTTTCTCGACATTCACCACTGAACCTTCAACCGCTCCCGTCACTCCACCTCCTGAATCTGTCCACTTGACCACACCTTCTTCACCTGAAGTGCCGTTTGCTCAACTGCTTGatcccaacaacaaaaattccGATACCTTTCAAAGGTTCCAAATATCTCAATACGACTTCCACTCCTATCAGCTTCATCCTGGAAGCCCCGTTGGTCAACTCATTTCACCAAGATCAGCTTTCTCAGCTTCTGGCACCTCATCTCCTTTCCCCGATGCCGAGTTTTCTTCTCCTGCCTCCCTCCTCCTTGACTTTCAAACACCTGACCCTACCAAGCTTTTAAACATCGATAAACACAAGTCACGTCAAGGCTCCGGCTCTCTCACCCCGGATTCTATACGATCCACAACTCAGGCTGGTTTTCTTCCTGGTCACTGGGTTTCTGAGGTCATAAGGTCTCCACATCCAAGAAAAAATCGCCCCAATGAGATTAGTGTAAACCACAGCGTCTCTATTGAAGTGTCTTCCCAGGAAGTATCGAAATGTGTGGAAAACAAGGCAGTGGCATGGAGTAAATCGCTTCCGTTCAAAACTGATACACCAGGAGCAGACAAAGAAGAGAATTCAAGAGAAGTCCTCGTGAGTGAAACTCACAGTGATGTCCCCCAGCAGATCGCAGACGATGGAGATGTGGAAAGTGTTGATCATAAGGATGAAAGTATAACATTTTCTTCTGCTAAAGAATTCAACTTTGATAATGCAGAAGGAGGGGATTCTCCTGGGCCGAATTTAGTTATTGAGTGGTGGGCTAATGAGAAAGTTGCAAGCAAGGAAGGAGAATCCTCAAAGAATTGGTCTTTCTTCCCGATGGGGTTGGCCAATCGCCAGTGA
- the LOC114173676 gene encoding uncharacterized protein LOC114173676 isoform X2, whose translation MRGGHGGDARAVNNTLDTINAAATAIASVDNRLNQPLPHVQKTWGSWLSIYWCFGHRRNQKRFGHAVLVPVTTPSAADSTSAAVGSTQAPSIPFPFAAPPSSPASFLNSEPPSVAQSPGGILSFTSVSASMYSPGGPFSIFAIGPYAHEPQLVSPPVFSTFTTEPSTAPVTPPPESVHLTTPSSPEVPFAQLLDPNNKNSDTFQRFQISQYDFHSYQLHPGSPVGQLISPRSAFSASGTSSPFPDAEFSSPASLLLDFQTPDPTKLLNIDKHKSRQGSGSLTPDSIRSTTQAGFLPGHWVSEVIRSPHPRKNRPNEISVNHSVSIEVSSQEVSKCVENKAVAWSKSLPFKTDTPGADKEENSREVLVSETHSDVPQQIADDGDVESVDHKDESITFSSAKEFNFDNAEGGDSPGPNLVIEWWANEKVASKEGESSKNWSFFPMGLANRQ comes from the exons ATGAGAGGTGGTCATGGAGGCGATGCCAGAGCTGTGAACAACACTTTGGACACCATAAACGCTGCTGCAACTGCCATCGCTTCTGTGGACAATCGCCTTAATCAACCTCTTCCTCACGTCCAg AAAACCTGGGGAAGCTGGCTGAGCATATATTGGTGTTTTGGACACCGCAGAAACCAAAAGCGCTTTGGGCATGCAGTTCTTGTTCCCGTAACCACACCTTCTGCTGCAGATTCTACTTCTGCAGCAGTAGGTTCAACACAAGCACCTAGTATTCCATTCCCCTTCGCCGCACCTCCCTCGTCTCCGGCATCATTCCTCAACTCAGAACCTCCTTCAGTCGCTCAATCCCCAGGCGGTATTCTATCTTTCACTTCTGTGTCTGCCAGCATGTACTCTCCCGGTGGTCCTTTCTCTATCTTCGCCATTGGACCTTATGCCCATGAACCACAATTAGTTTCACCACCCGTTTTCTCGACATTCACCACTGAACCTTCAACCGCTCCCGTCACTCCACCTCCTGAATCTGTCCACTTGACCACACCTTCTTCACCTGAAGTGCCGTTTGCTCAACTGCTTGatcccaacaacaaaaattccGATACCTTTCAAAGGTTCCAAATATCTCAATACGACTTCCACTCCTATCAGCTTCATCCTGGAAGCCCCGTTGGTCAACTCATTTCACCAAGATCAGCTTTCTCAGCTTCTGGCACCTCATCTCCTTTCCCCGATGCCGAGTTTTCTTCTCCTGCCTCCCTCCTCCTTGACTTTCAAACACCTGACCCTACCAAGCTTTTAAACATCGATAAACACAAGTCACGTCAAGGCTCCGGCTCTCTCACCCCGGATTCTATACGATCCACAACTCAGGCTGGTTTTCTTCCTGGTCACTGGGTTTCTGAGGTCATAAGGTCTCCACATCCAAGAAAAAATCGCCCCAATGAGATTAGTGTAAACCACAGCGTCTCTATTGAAGTGTCTTCCCAGGAAGTATCGAAATGTGTGGAAAACAAGGCAGTGGCATGGAGTAAATCGCTTCCGTTCAAAACTGATACACCAGGAGCAGACAAAGAAGAGAATTCAAGAGAAGTCCTCGTGAGTGAAACTCACAGTGATGTCCCCCAGCAGATCGCAGACGATGGAGATGTGGAAAGTGTTGATCATAAGGATGAAAGTATAACATTTTCTTCTGCTAAAGAATTCAACTTTGATAATGCAGAAGGAGGGGATTCTCCTGGGCCGAATTTAGTTATTGAGTGGTGGGCTAATGAGAAAGTTGCAAGCAAGGAAGGAGAATCCTCAAAGAATTGGTCTTTCTTCCCGATGGGGTTGGCCAATCGCCAGTGA